From Flavobacterium alkalisoli, the proteins below share one genomic window:
- a CDS encoding competence protein, protein MAFEEIKENAEDLKNQAKELIDANLKYYKLWGFKILMKSTSIMLKVFLLAIMLLIVTLFFSIALAIGIGYALDNMAYGFLIVGGIYLILAIIVYKYQDKLTEGPLLANFSRIFFKDYD, encoded by the coding sequence ATGGCATTTGAAGAAATAAAAGAAAATGCAGAGGATCTTAAAAACCAGGCCAAAGAACTTATTGATGCTAACTTAAAGTATTATAAGCTTTGGGGTTTTAAGATTCTTATGAAATCAACCTCCATAATGCTGAAAGTGTTTCTTTTAGCCATTATGTTACTGATTGTTACCCTGTTTTTTTCAATTGCCTTAGCTATCGGTATTGGGTATGCCCTGGATAATATGGCCTATGGTTTTCTTATTGTAGGCGGTATTTATTTAATACTGGCCATTATAGTATATAAGTACCAGGATAAACTTACCGAAGGACCGTTACTGGCTAACTTTTCACGAATATTCTTTAAAGATTACGATTAG
- a CDS encoding class I SAM-dependent methyltransferase, giving the protein MNFSENKVYLTVKDYSVSGEEFQLLIDEELELLKTHPQPSLENLGSYYESDDYISHTDGKRSLFEKLYHVVKQKALRDKISIVNANQTQKGKLLDIGAGTGDFLVTAKNSGWETLGIEPSEKAKKIALSKGISFKNDIKEIENASFDVVTMWHVLEHVPDIQQHIAELKRILKPNGLIIIAVPNYKSYDAGYYGKFWAAYDVPRHLWHFSKKAIAHLFAKEDLEVKKILPMKFDSFYVSLLSEKYKTGKMNFVNGFLIGLRSNVKAARNFEYSSHIYIIKQAKN; this is encoded by the coding sequence ATGAACTTTTCTGAAAACAAGGTTTATCTTACTGTAAAAGATTATTCTGTATCGGGTGAAGAATTTCAACTTCTAATTGATGAGGAATTGGAACTGCTTAAAACACATCCGCAGCCATCTCTTGAAAATTTAGGGAGTTATTATGAAAGCGATGATTATATTTCCCATACTGACGGAAAACGCTCTCTTTTTGAAAAATTATACCATGTTGTAAAGCAAAAGGCGCTTAGAGATAAAATAAGTATAGTTAATGCCAACCAAACCCAAAAAGGTAAACTTTTAGATATTGGAGCCGGAACCGGAGATTTTTTAGTAACTGCAAAAAACAGTGGTTGGGAGACTTTAGGAATTGAACCAAGCGAAAAAGCTAAAAAAATTGCGCTTTCTAAAGGAATTTCATTCAAAAATGATATTAAAGAGATTGAAAATGCCTCTTTTGACGTGGTTACTATGTGGCATGTATTGGAACATGTTCCTGATATTCAGCAACATATAGCAGAATTAAAGCGTATTTTGAAGCCTAACGGACTAATAATCATAGCAGTTCCTAATTATAAAAGTTATGATGCAGGATATTATGGTAAATTTTGGGCGGCTTATGATGTACCAAGACACCTTTGGCATTTTTCTAAAAAAGCAATAGCACATCTTTTTGCAAAAGAAGATTTAGAAGTAAAAAAAATCCTGCCAATGAAATTTGACAGTTTTTATGTAAGTCTGCTTTCCGAAAAATACAAAACCGGAAAAATGAATTTTGTGAACGGATTTTTAATTGGTTTGAGATCTAATGTGAAAGCAGCACGCAATTTTGAATACTCATCACATATTTATATCATAAAACAGGCTAAAAATTAA
- a CDS encoding DUF6327 family protein — MKSKIYTSYEEINKDLRILKVEKDLAYHKLLKEVEETKESLQLKNMIGDTPKKILNILSLFAGPLKSLAMTFLFKKIFK; from the coding sequence ATGAAATCAAAGATTTACACCAGTTACGAGGAAATCAATAAAGACCTTAGAATACTAAAGGTTGAAAAAGATCTTGCCTATCATAAACTGCTTAAAGAAGTAGAAGAGACTAAAGAAAGTCTACAGTTAAAAAATATGATAGGGGATACACCTAAAAAAATACTAAACATTTTAAGCTTATTTGCAGGCCCGTTAAAAAGCCTGGCAATGACCTTCCTGTTTAAAAAGATATTTAAATAA
- a CDS encoding DUF4175 family protein — MEAKNIIFNKLEGFIKKYYTNELIRGSIFFIGLGLLYFIFTLLVEYFLWLSTTWRSILFWLFIAVEIFLLLRFILFPVFKLFKLQKGIDYKQASSIIGNHFTEVSDKLTNFLQLSAESAQSELLLASIDQKAKNLQPVPFTNAINFKKNIKYLPYAAIPVLLILVFALSGNSSIFTQSFDRVVHYDKHYAPPAPFEFVIVNNSLTAQQDIDFLLKVKTVGNLVPENAMITIGDENYYLENTEPGIFEYRFEKPSKPIDFQLSANNVTSQPYKLNVVAVPTISNFEMVLTFPGYLHKKADVIRGTGNAVVPEGTKVTWNISALATGKIEWVGKEGSSLFTNTDGLFSTSKTILNNTDYQIFTSNDKVEHHEKLQYSITTIKDQYPTIEVSSAPDSLNLKKEIILGQVSDDYGLTKLQIVYYPQGNENEAQKFVLPVKKEVFDRFYYSFPQGLNVRKGVNYEYYFEVFDNDAVHNFKSSKSSVFSHRELTDEEKQEKSLQEQNSNINSLEKSLKNQDKQLSELDKLQKMNKEKSALEYKDLKKVEDFINRQKMVEERMKEFSKKLNDNLDEFNPEKKDERKEELMKRLEQQEKEAQKNEKLLEELQKLTDKIEKEELFDKMEKFKQKSKSQTKSLEQLVELTKRFYVEKKAEQIADELEKLGEKQEQLADDKENSAEKQEAINKEFDKLQKEMRDLEKQNEELKKPMDIPTDKAEEENIEQDMQKATDDLKQDNKQKASPKQKSAGQKMKQMSGKMMQSMMMGGMEQMEEDVKMLRQILDNLLAYSFSQESVMEQFRKSSSGSPSFSKYLIKQQDLKQQFRHVDDSLFAMSLRNPKITEQITQEVGNVHYYVDKALSDLAENIIPRGVSNQQYAVTSANKLADYLSDVLNNMQMQMQGSGMGQSKPGQGQSGMQLKDIIQKQQGLSEEMQKGMQKNGKQEGEQPGDSKDGKKPGQSGEGGQDGEGNAGDLLEIYKEQQQLREALEKALEKEGMGGNGQRALQQMKDIEKQLLNKGFKNETLQKMLNLKYELLKLDKAMQQQGEENKRQSQTNTKEFDNNANAIPDELKDYLNSVEILNRQSLPLRPNFNQRVQTYFKNND, encoded by the coding sequence TTGGAAGCAAAAAACATAATTTTCAACAAGCTGGAAGGCTTTATTAAGAAGTACTATACCAACGAATTAATAAGGGGTAGTATCTTTTTTATAGGGCTTGGACTTTTATATTTTATATTCACTTTACTGGTTGAATATTTTTTATGGCTGTCTACAACCTGGCGAAGTATTTTGTTTTGGCTGTTTATTGCTGTTGAGATTTTTCTGCTTCTGCGATTTATATTATTCCCTGTTTTTAAATTATTCAAATTACAAAAGGGTATAGATTATAAACAGGCATCTTCCATTATTGGGAATCATTTTACTGAGGTTAGTGATAAGCTTACCAATTTCCTTCAGCTTTCTGCAGAGTCTGCTCAGTCAGAATTATTATTGGCTTCTATAGATCAAAAGGCTAAAAACTTACAGCCGGTTCCGTTTACCAATGCCATCAATTTTAAAAAGAATATTAAATACCTGCCTTATGCTGCTATACCTGTGTTATTAATTTTGGTATTTGCATTAAGCGGAAACTCTTCCATATTTACTCAAAGTTTTGACAGAGTAGTGCATTACGACAAGCATTATGCACCACCTGCTCCTTTTGAATTTGTTATTGTAAACAATTCACTTACAGCTCAGCAGGATATAGATTTCCTTTTGAAGGTTAAAACAGTTGGTAATCTTGTACCTGAAAATGCCATGATTACCATTGGCGATGAAAATTATTATTTAGAGAATACTGAACCGGGTATTTTTGAATACAGATTTGAAAAACCATCTAAACCTATTGATTTTCAGTTATCTGCAAACAATGTAACATCTCAGCCGTATAAACTTAATGTCGTTGCTGTACCTACCATCTCTAATTTTGAAATGGTACTTACTTTTCCGGGATATCTTCATAAAAAGGCTGATGTTATTCGTGGAACAGGAAATGCAGTAGTACCGGAAGGGACTAAAGTAACATGGAATATTAGTGCGCTAGCTACCGGTAAGATTGAATGGGTAGGCAAGGAGGGAAGCTCTTTGTTTACAAATACTGATGGTTTGTTTTCAACTTCTAAAACCATACTTAATAATACTGATTATCAGATATTCACATCTAACGATAAGGTAGAACATCATGAAAAACTTCAATATTCCATTACGACAATAAAGGACCAATATCCTACTATTGAAGTTTCATCGGCACCGGATAGCCTCAATCTGAAGAAAGAGATTATACTTGGTCAGGTTTCTGACGATTACGGATTAACAAAACTACAGATAGTTTATTATCCTCAAGGTAACGAAAATGAAGCTCAAAAATTTGTGTTGCCGGTTAAGAAAGAAGTTTTCGATCGTTTTTATTACAGCTTCCCACAAGGGTTAAATGTAAGAAAAGGCGTAAACTATGAATACTACTTTGAAGTGTTTGACAATGATGCAGTACATAATTTCAAGAGTTCTAAATCATCGGTATTCTCTCATAGAGAACTTACCGATGAAGAAAAACAGGAGAAATCTTTACAGGAACAAAACAGTAATATAAACAGTTTAGAGAAGTCTCTTAAAAATCAGGATAAGCAGTTAAGTGAGCTTGATAAGCTTCAAAAAATGAATAAGGAGAAATCTGCACTGGAATACAAAGACCTTAAAAAGGTTGAGGATTTTATTAATCGTCAAAAGATGGTTGAGGAGCGCATGAAAGAATTCTCTAAAAAACTGAATGATAATCTAGATGAATTTAATCCTGAGAAGAAGGATGAGCGTAAGGAAGAGCTGATGAAGCGCTTGGAACAACAGGAAAAAGAAGCTCAGAAAAATGAAAAACTTTTGGAAGAACTGCAAAAGCTTACAGATAAAATAGAGAAGGAAGAACTGTTTGATAAAATGGAAAAGTTCAAACAGAAATCAAAAAGTCAGACAAAAAGCTTAGAGCAACTGGTGGAACTTACCAAGCGTTTTTACGTAGAAAAGAAGGCAGAACAGATAGCCGATGAACTTGAAAAGCTTGGTGAAAAACAGGAACAGCTGGCTGATGATAAAGAAAATTCTGCTGAGAAACAGGAAGCGATAAATAAGGAGTTTGACAAGCTTCAAAAAGAAATGCGCGATCTTGAAAAGCAAAATGAGGAGCTTAAAAAACCAATGGATATTCCTACTGATAAAGCAGAGGAGGAAAACATTGAACAGGATATGCAAAAAGCAACTGACGATTTAAAACAGGATAATAAACAGAAAGCATCACCTAAACAAAAATCTGCAGGACAAAAAATGAAGCAGATGAGTGGCAAAATGATGCAATCTATGATGATGGGTGGTATGGAGCAAATGGAAGAAGATGTAAAAATGCTTCGTCAGATTCTTGATAACCTTTTGGCCTATTCCTTTTCACAGGAAAGTGTTATGGAACAGTTCAGGAAATCATCTTCAGGCTCGCCATCATTCAGTAAATATCTTATAAAACAACAGGACTTAAAACAACAGTTCCGCCATGTAGACGATAGTCTTTTTGCTATGTCTTTACGTAATCCTAAAATTACCGAACAGATAACTCAGGAGGTAGGAAACGTGCATTATTATGTTGATAAGGCTTTGAGCGATCTTGCTGAAAATATTATTCCCCGAGGTGTTTCTAACCAACAGTATGCTGTAACTTCTGCTAATAAACTGGCCGATTATTTAAGTGATGTTCTTAATAATATGCAGATGCAAATGCAGGGATCTGGCATGGGTCAGTCTAAACCAGGGCAGGGTCAAAGTGGTATGCAGCTCAAAGATATTATCCAGAAACAACAGGGACTATCAGAAGAGATGCAAAAAGGTATGCAGAAAAACGGAAAGCAGGAAGGAGAACAACCGGGTGATAGTAAAGACGGTAAAAAGCCAGGACAATCTGGTGAAGGCGGACAGGATGGTGAAGGTAATGCAGGAGATCTTTTAGAGATATATAAAGAACAACAGCAACTTCGTGAAGCTTTAGAAAAAGCTCTTGAAAAAGAAGGAATGGGAGGTAATGGCCAGCGTGCTTTACAGCAGATGAAAGATATAGAGAAGCAATTACTTAATAAAGGTTTTAAGAATGAAACCCTTCAAAAAATGCTTAATCTTAAGTACGAACTTTTAAAGCTTGATAAGGCAATGCAACAGCAGGGTGAAGAGAACAAACGTCAGTCGCAAACCAATACTAAAGAGTTTGATAATAATGCTAATGCTATTCCCGATGAACTAAAAGATTATCTGAATAGTGTAGAGATTTTAAACAGACAAAGTTTACCTTTGCGCCCAAATTTTAACCAAAGGGTACAAACCTATTTTAAAAACAATGATTAG
- a CDS encoding OmpH family outer membrane protein, whose protein sequence is MKKSLLILGLAVTLFSCNKNEGTVTEFKTAYVDTQKLMEESKELKDLESRSKVKQEEMGRELDDKVQKLKLDYASAQNEAQRKGPQWAQLKAQEFQRREQEIGVMQETMIKQFQEEFGSQSDTIRKAMREYIKDYGKKNGYDYIYGTGDAVSIIYAKDAYDITEDIIKALNEKYSGNKTTIEPTEEKAATTEKEEPAKK, encoded by the coding sequence ATGAAAAAATCATTATTAATACTTGGCCTGGCTGTTACACTTTTTTCGTGCAACAAAAATGAAGGAACTGTAACAGAATTTAAAACTGCTTATGTTGACACTCAAAAGCTAATGGAAGAATCGAAAGAATTAAAAGATCTTGAGTCCAGAAGTAAAGTTAAGCAGGAGGAAATGGGCAGGGAGCTTGATGATAAAGTTCAAAAACTTAAACTTGATTATGCAAGTGCACAAAATGAAGCACAGCGTAAAGGTCCTCAATGGGCCCAGCTTAAAGCTCAGGAGTTTCAGAGAAGAGAGCAGGAGATTGGTGTGATGCAGGAAACGATGATCAAACAGTTTCAGGAAGAGTTTGGTTCTCAAAGTGATACTATCCGTAAAGCGATGAGAGAATACATTAAAGATTACGGTAAGAAGAACGGTTATGATTATATTTATGGTACTGGTGATGCAGTATCTATTATTTATGCAAAAGATGCATATGATATCACTGAAGATATAATCAAAGCTCTTAATGAAAAGTATAGCGGCAATAAAACTACTATTGAACCAACAGAAGAAAAAGCAGCAACTACAGAGAAAGAAGAGCCTGCAAAAAAATAA
- a CDS encoding SPFH domain-containing protein, which yields MGNIFLYVVLFFAFILFLSSFFTVKQQTAAIIERFGKFGSIRHAGLHWKVPIIDKIAGRINLKIQQLDVIIETKTKENVFVKMKVSVQFKVIQEKVYEAFYKLEYPHDQITSYVFDVVRAEVPKLRLDDVFERKDDIAIAVKRELNDAMTTYGYDIINTLITDIDPDIQVKNAMNRINAADREKSAAEYEAEAQRIRIVAKAKAEAESKRLQGQGIADQRREIARGLVESVDVLNKVGINSQEASALIVVTQHYDTLQSIGSDTNSNLILLPNSPQAGTDMLNNMVASFSASNQIGEAMKKQNKKKNTKDEDSRYIAPRHEDEDEDSNDNE from the coding sequence ATGGGAAACATTTTTTTGTATGTAGTGCTGTTTTTTGCATTCATACTATTTCTTTCATCATTCTTTACAGTTAAGCAGCAAACAGCTGCCATTATAGAACGATTTGGTAAATTTGGCAGTATAAGGCATGCAGGCCTTCACTGGAAAGTGCCTATTATCGATAAAATAGCAGGAAGGATAAACCTAAAAATACAACAGCTGGATGTAATTATAGAAACCAAAACAAAAGAGAACGTATTCGTTAAAATGAAGGTTTCTGTTCAGTTTAAGGTAATTCAGGAAAAAGTATATGAGGCATTCTATAAACTGGAATATCCTCATGATCAGATAACATCTTATGTATTTGACGTAGTTCGTGCAGAGGTACCTAAGCTAAGGCTTGACGATGTTTTTGAACGTAAGGATGATATTGCAATTGCAGTGAAAAGAGAACTTAACGATGCCATGACCACTTATGGTTATGATATTATCAACACACTAATAACAGATATCGATCCGGACATTCAGGTTAAAAATGCAATGAACCGTATTAATGCTGCCGACAGGGAAAAATCAGCTGCAGAATATGAGGCAGAGGCACAAAGGATTCGTATCGTTGCTAAAGCTAAAGCAGAGGCAGAAAGTAAAAGATTACAGGGTCAGGGTATTGCAGACCAAAGAAGGGAAATTGCAAGAGGTCTTGTAGAAAGTGTTGATGTTCTTAATAAAGTAGGTATTAATTCTCAGGAAGCATCAGCATTAATTGTTGTAACGCAACATTATGATACACTTCAGTCTATAGGTAGCGACACCAATTCTAATCTGATACTGTTACCTAACTCACCACAAGCAGGTACAGACATGCTTAATAACATGGTGGCTTCGTTTTCAGCTTCAAATCAGATAGGAGAAGCTATGAAAAAGCAGAACAAGAAAAAGAATACCAAAGATGAAGATTCTAGGTATATAGCTCCCAGACATGAGGATGAAGATGAAGATTCTAATGACAACGAGTAA
- the ybeY gene encoding rRNA maturation RNase YbeY: protein MISFNYETDFELENESQYEDWVSEIIESEDKTEGEINYIFCDDEYLLQKNIEFLNHDTLTDIISFDYTMGNLISGDIFISVERVKDNAKDFNVAFEDELRRVMAHGILHYCGYKDKSEEDSALMRDKENEKMNLFNQ from the coding sequence ATGATTAGCTTTAATTACGAAACCGATTTTGAACTTGAAAATGAATCTCAATATGAAGATTGGGTTTCAGAGATTATAGAGTCTGAGGATAAAACCGAAGGAGAAATCAATTACATTTTTTGTGATGATGAATATCTTTTACAAAAGAATATTGAGTTTTTAAACCACGATACCTTAACTGATATTATCAGCTTCGATTATACTATGGGTAACCTTATTAGCGGAGATATTTTTATTTCTGTTGAAAGGGTAAAGGATAATGCCAAAGATTTTAATGTTGCTTTTGAAGATGAACTTCGCAGGGTAATGGCTCATGGCATACTTCATTATTGCGGTTATAAAGATAAATCGGAAGAAGATTCTGCTTTGATGCGTGATAAGGAAAACGAAAAAATGAATCTGTTTAACCAATAA
- a CDS encoding YtxH domain-containing protein produces the protein MAGKTETVLAVLAGAAIGAAVGILFAPDEGSKTRKKIKDGYDHKRDEIKDKLHELSEQVKSKFGYSTADIESGLNHLVSTVEQKKEDIIATLEKKLEELKGTAKAAAGK, from the coding sequence ATGGCTGGTAAGACAGAAACAGTACTTGCAGTTTTGGCAGGTGCGGCGATAGGGGCTGCTGTAGGAATTTTATTTGCTCCGGATGAAGGATCTAAAACCCGAAAGAAAATTAAAGACGGTTATGATCATAAAAGAGATGAGATAAAAGATAAACTTCATGAATTATCTGAACAGGTGAAAAGCAAGTTTGGATACTCTACGGCTGATATCGAATCCGGATTAAATCATCTTGTTTCTACAGTAGAACAAAAAAAAGAAGACATTATAGCTACTCTTGAAAAAAAACTTGAGGAACTAAAAGGAACAGCAAAAGCTGCTGCAGGCAAATAA
- the gltX gene encoding glutamate--tRNA ligase, translating into MSKQVRVRFAPSPTGPLHIGGVRTALFNYLFAKKHSGVFYLRIEDTDQNRFVPGAEEYIIEALNWLGIPFDEGVGKEGKFGPYRQSERKAMYNQYAQQLIDSGWAYYAFDTAEALDALRKEEEAQGKTFIYNHTNRDKLDNSLRISKEETEKRIANGEEYVIRFKIPVGETLFLKDIIRGDIKFETNLLDDKVLFKSDGMPTYHLANIVDDHLMETSHVIRGEEWLPSLPLHVLLYRAFEWEAPEFAHLPLILKPVGNGKLSKRDGDKMGFPVFPLEWKNADGTKSSGYREEGFLPEAVVNFLSLLGWNPGTDQELFTLDELVKLFDLERVHKAGAKFDPEKNKWFNHQYYTRQDNQTIAKEFNHTLIERGINKPAEYVEQVVGLVKERATFTSELWDLSDFFFTAPSQYDEKAIKNWKEDTGALMIEVSEVINNTLDFSSENLEDVIKAWINEKGIGMGKVMQPLRLSLVGSLKGPHLFDIMALIGKEETVNRIKKAVETL; encoded by the coding sequence ATGTCAAAACAAGTTCGCGTGCGTTTTGCACCCAGCCCAACCGGGCCTTTACACATAGGCGGGGTAAGAACTGCCCTTTTTAATTATCTGTTTGCTAAAAAGCATAGCGGAGTATTTTACCTTAGAATTGAAGATACCGATCAAAACCGTTTTGTTCCGGGAGCAGAAGAATATATTATAGAAGCATTAAACTGGTTAGGAATTCCTTTTGATGAAGGTGTGGGAAAAGAAGGAAAATTTGGTCCTTACCGCCAAAGCGAACGTAAAGCTATGTACAATCAATATGCACAACAGTTGATAGATTCAGGTTGGGCATATTATGCATTTGATACAGCTGAAGCTCTTGATGCCTTAAGAAAAGAGGAAGAAGCGCAGGGTAAAACGTTTATATACAATCATACCAACAGGGATAAACTGGATAACTCTTTACGAATAAGTAAAGAAGAGACCGAAAAAAGGATTGCAAACGGAGAAGAGTATGTTATCCGTTTTAAAATTCCTGTAGGTGAAACATTGTTTTTAAAAGACATTATAAGAGGTGACATTAAGTTTGAAACCAATCTATTAGATGATAAGGTATTATTTAAAAGCGATGGTATGCCTACTTATCACCTGGCCAATATAGTGGATGACCATTTGATGGAAACAAGCCATGTTATACGTGGCGAAGAATGGTTACCTTCCCTGCCCCTACACGTATTACTTTACAGGGCTTTTGAGTGGGAAGCTCCGGAATTTGCCCACCTTCCGTTAATATTAAAACCTGTAGGTAATGGTAAGTTATCAAAAAGGGATGGCGATAAAATGGGATTCCCGGTATTCCCGCTTGAATGGAAAAATGCAGATGGTACCAAATCATCAGGATACAGAGAGGAAGGCTTTTTACCGGAGGCAGTTGTTAACTTCCTTTCTTTATTAGGCTGGAATCCGGGAACAGATCAGGAGCTATTCACATTAGATGAGTTAGTAAAACTGTTTGATTTAGAAAGAGTACATAAGGCAGGAGCAAAATTTGACCCTGAGAAAAACAAATGGTTTAATCACCAGTACTATACAAGACAGGATAACCAGACTATTGCAAAAGAATTTAACCATACTCTTATAGAAAGAGGTATTAATAAACCTGCAGAATATGTTGAACAGGTTGTAGGTTTAGTAAAAGAGCGTGCTACTTTTACAAGTGAACTTTGGGATTTGAGTGACTTTTTCTTTACTGCCCCATCGCAATATGATGAAAAAGCAATTAAAAACTGGAAAGAAGATACCGGTGCTCTAATGATCGAAGTTAGTGAGGTTATTAATAATACCTTAGATTTTTCTTCTGAAAACCTGGAAGATGTAATAAAAGCCTGGATTAACGAAAAAGGCATAGGAATGGGTAAAGTTATGCAACCACTGCGTTTAAGCCTTGTAGGCTCGCTAAAAGGCCCTCATTTGTTTGATATTATGGCATTAATAGGAAAAGAAGAAACAGTAAACAGGATTAAAAAAGCTGTTGAAACATTATAA
- the mnmG gene encoding tRNA uridine-5-carboxymethylaminomethyl(34) synthesis enzyme MnmG, giving the protein MFQDVYDVIVVGAGHAGSEAAAAAANMGSKTLLVTMSLQNIAQMSCNPAMGGIAKGQIVREIDALGGYSGIVSDKTAIQFKMLNKSKGPAMWSPRVQSDRMRFAEEWRTMLEQTPNLDFYQEMISGILIENGKVTGVKTSLGIEIKAKSVVLTNGTFLNGLIHIGEKQFGGGRAGEGASYGITEDLIKAGFDAGRMKTGTPPRVDGRSLDYSKMIEQPGDENPDKFSYSDITRPLTHQRACHMTYTSELVHDLLREGFDRSPMFNGRIKSLGPRYCPSIEDKINRFADKDRHQLFVEPEGWNTVEVYVNGFSTSLPEDVQFKALRSVAGFENVKFFRPGYAIEYDYFPPTQLKHTLETKVVENLYFAGQINGTTGYEEAASQGLMAGINAHLKVHDKAPFVLKRNEAYIGVLIDDLITKGTEEPYRMFTSRAEYRTLLRQDNADFRLTPLSYEIGLAKEDRLRKMEKKRDESDAFVNFFKETSVKVAEANPILESKGSAPIVQPDKMFKVFSRPQLDLEDILKFEKVQEYIKENNLDKEVIEQAEIQVKYSGYIEKEKNNADKLNRLEDVKIPQNFDYDKIKSLSYEAREKMKKIRPVTISQASRISGVSPSDVSVLLIHMGR; this is encoded by the coding sequence ATGTTTCAGGATGTTTATGATGTAATTGTAGTAGGTGCAGGGCATGCCGGAAGTGAGGCTGCTGCTGCTGCTGCTAATATGGGTTCAAAAACGCTTTTGGTTACCATGAGTTTGCAAAACATTGCACAAATGTCTTGTAACCCGGCTATGGGCGGTATAGCAAAAGGCCAAATCGTGCGAGAAATTGATGCTTTGGGCGGATATTCCGGAATTGTGTCAGACAAGACGGCAATCCAGTTCAAGATGCTCAATAAATCAAAGGGGCCTGCTATGTGGAGTCCAAGGGTGCAGAGTGACCGTATGCGTTTTGCTGAAGAGTGGAGAACGATGTTGGAACAAACTCCAAATCTTGATTTTTATCAGGAAATGATTTCCGGAATTCTTATTGAGAACGGAAAAGTAACAGGGGTGAAAACTTCTCTTGGGATTGAAATCAAAGCTAAGTCGGTTGTGTTAACAAACGGAACCTTTTTAAACGGATTGATTCATATTGGAGAAAAACAGTTTGGTGGAGGCAGAGCAGGAGAGGGAGCCTCATATGGTATAACTGAAGATTTAATTAAGGCAGGTTTTGATGCCGGAAGAATGAAAACGGGAACACCGCCGCGTGTAGATGGTCGTTCTCTTGATTATTCTAAAATGATAGAACAACCGGGAGATGAAAACCCTGATAAGTTTTCATATTCTGATATAACAAGGCCATTAACGCATCAGCGTGCCTGTCATATGACGTATACGTCAGAACTGGTTCACGATTTACTTCGTGAAGGCTTTGACCGTTCGCCAATGTTTAACGGAAGGATTAAAAGTTTAGGCCCGCGTTACTGTCCTTCTATTGAAGATAAAATTAACCGTTTTGCAGACAAAGACCGTCACCAACTTTTTGTTGAGCCGGAAGGCTGGAATACGGTAGAGGTTTATGTGAACGGATTTTCTACCTCTTTGCCGGAGGATGTTCAGTTTAAAGCTTTGCGTTCTGTTGCCGGATTTGAGAATGTAAAATTCTTCCGCCCGGGTTACGCTATAGAATATGATTATTTTCCGCCTACGCAGTTAAAGCATACGCTTGAAACGAAGGTAGTGGAGAATTTATATTTTGCAGGACAGATTAACGGAACTACAGGATATGAAGAGGCGGCTTCTCAAGGTTTAATGGCTGGTATTAATGCACACCTTAAAGTACATGATAAAGCACCGTTTGTTTTAAAACGTAATGAAGCTTATATAGGGGTACTTATAGATGATCTTATTACTAAAGGAACTGAAGAGCCTTACAGGATGTTTACCTCTAGGGCTGAATACAGAACTTTGCTTCGTCAGGATAATGCCGATTTCAGGTTAACGCCGTTGTCTTATGAAATTGGTTTAGCTAAAGAAGACCGTTTACGTAAAATGGAGAAGAAACGTGATGAATCAGATGCGTTTGTAAATTTCTTTAAAGAAACGAGTGTTAAGGTTGCTGAGGCAAATCCTATTTTAGAATCTAAAGGATCAGCACCAATTGTACAGCCTGATAAAATGTTTAAAGTTTTTTCCCGTCCGCAATTAGATCTTGAAGATATTCTTAAATTCGAAAAAGTTCAGGAATATATCAAAGAAAACAATTTGGACAAGGAAGTTATTGAGCAGGCTGAAATCCAGGTTAAATATTCCGGATATATAGAGAAGGAAAAAAACAATGCCGATAAGCTTAATAGGTTAGAGGATGTAAAAATCCCTCAGAATTTTGATTACGACAAAATAAAGTCTCTTTCTTATGAAGCGAGAGAAAAAATGAAAAAAATAAGACCGGTTACAATTTCACAGGCATCTCGCATTAGTGGAGTGTCTCCAAGTGATGTTTCGGTACTATTAATACACATGGGAAGATAA